The Brassica napus cultivar Da-Ae chromosome C7, Da-Ae, whole genome shotgun sequence genome has a segment encoding these proteins:
- the LOC106410567 gene encoding uncharacterized protein LOC106410567 isoform X1, which yields MMTTAEGEYSKAKTSVWWDIENCEVPKGWDAHAIAQNVSSALLNMNYGGPVSISAYGDTNLIPHAVQQALSSTGVGLNHVPAGVKDASDKKILVDMLLWAVDNPAPANFMLISGDRDFSNALHQLSMRRYTILLAQPPRASAPLVAAAKNVWLWTSLASGGPPLTSVESSRLVNNGRGLVSNPEAAKDQVSEQAQTSKPTTLSTSVAGDTKDHKTRENHVPRAVPQDECKGATGESVTSSDSLKNVAPQQSDKRRTSQAASVPSQKTQASVKAEPVQEAKLSEPVFCSICQISCATKDAYTNHTYGKRHRSNWELYKEVLEKQNVYYHCRLCDVTCQRQVVFDSHLRGQKHAAMLSQSEALNDSKKHQEKGVREKDQPREAVAKPKSYTDYVCGWCNVVCKSQSVFDSHLSGKKHASMLSQSKALIDSKKLQDKGVGEMDQPREAITEPQLQSQRAQDNSKCLEKHVAVNQSQALIDARKLEEKVVQEKVQSIETILEPQSQSQNPQENTKFLEKPNVEVREICGTTKSNIKENNSSTKDWVETSFFGDLSCDSKAPEEARECFDGTVKPVNLSGGATEKEKEVMVPQAIAASNKSYGSQGLSTVVTNKNHTTPGFVASDGAKSSVSTNHITKEPNDCPVFCHVCQISCDSKVAFENHIYGKIHQQKNEERLKKILNNNHAAMVKEQTEQAHVDSRRTRQEVYQKELEHAHQENETTLVKTKDHGFQGAQQVKEEVKEINHISESVRNAISHACPELNQESCIPIELRLERVQLPADGNVTKKFEDWSKHNPLPTPSLSVKDCWDREAAEREDAKVQPDNFWTRLWGKKS from the exons ATGATGACGACGGCCGAGGGTGAGTACTCGAAGGCCAAAACATCGGTTTGGTGGGACATAGAGAACTGCGAGGTGCCTAAAGGATGGGACGCGCACGCGATTGCTCAGAACGTGAGTTCTGCTTTGTTGAATATGAACTACGGTGGTCCTGTCTCAATCTCCGCGTACGGCGACACCAATCTGATCCCTCACGCTGTTCAGCAAGCGCTTTCTTCTACTGGTGTTGGTCTTAATCACGTCCCTGCAG GAGTGAAAGATGCGAGTGACAAGAAGATACTAGTGGATATGTTGCTGTGGGCTGTAGACAACCCTGCACCAGCCAACTTCATGCTCATCTCAGGAGATAGGGACTTCTCCAATGCTCTTCACCAGCTAAGTATGAGGAGGTACACTATTCTCCTGGCTCAGCCTCCACGTGCATCCGCTCCGCTTGTTGCAGCAGCTAAAAATGTATGGCTCTGGACAAGCCTAGCGTCTGGTGGTCCTCCTCTTACAAGTGTTGAATCCTCTCGACTTGTTAACAACGGGCGCGGTCTTGTCTCTAATCCTGAAGCGGCGAAAGATCAAGTTTCTGAACAGGCTCAGACCAGCAAACCAACAACTCTCTCAACGTCTGTCGCTGGAGATACCAAGGATCACAAAACCAGAGAAAACCATGTTCCGAGAGCAGTACCTCAGGATGAATGCAAAGGAGCTACAGGTGAATCTGTTACTTCTTCTGATAGTCTCAAAAATGTTGCTCCGCAACAATCAGATAAAAGACGTACATCTCAG GCCGCGTCTGTACCCAGTCAAAAAACTCAGGCCAGCGTTAAAGCCGAACCAGTACAAGAAGCAAAGCTCTCGGAACCTGTATTTTGCAGTATTTGCCAGATCAGCTGCGCCACTAAGGATGCATATACAAATCATACCTATGGTAAAAGACACCGGAGCAACTGGGAGCTCTATAAGGAGGTTCTGGAGAAACAAAATGTTTACTATCATTGTCGTTTGTGCGATGTGACATGTCAGAGACAAGTGGTCTTTGATTCTCATCTCAGGGGTCAGAAGCATGCTGCCATGCTGAGTCAATCAGAG GCACTCAATGATTCCAAGAAGCATCAGGAAAAAGGTGTCAGAGAAAAGGATCAACCAAGAGAAGCAGTCGCAAAGCCTAAATCATATACTGACTATGTTTGTGGTTGGTGCAATGTGGTGTGCAAGAGTCAATCTGTCTTTGATTCTCATCTAAGCGGCAAGAAGCACGCTTCCATGCTTAGCCAGTCAAAG GCACTCATAGATTCTAAGAAGCTTCAAGATAAAGGTGTCGGAGAAATGGATCAACCAAGAGAAGCAATTACAGAGCCTCAGCTGCAGTCTCAACGTGCTCAAGACAATAGCAAGTGCTTAGAGAAGCATGTTGCCGTGAATCAATCTCAG GCACTCATTGATGCTAGGAAGCTTGAAGAGAAAGTTGTCCAAGAAAAGGTTCAATCAATAGAAACAATTCTAGAACCTCAGTCGCAGTCTCAAAACCCTCAAGAGAACACCAAGTTCCTTGAGAAGCCAAACGTAGAGGTCAGAGAGATATGTGGCACCACAAAAAgcaatataaaagaaaataattcaaGTACCAAAGACTGGGTTGAGACTTCTTTCTTCGGTGACCTTTCATGTGATTCTAAAGCACCAGAAGAAGCAAG AGAATGTTTTGATGGCACTGTCAAGCCTGTAAACTTGTCTGGAGGAGCAACTGAGAAGGAAAAGGAGGTGATGGTACCCCAAGCAATAGCAGCTAGCAATAAAAGTTATGGAAGCCAGGGTTTGTCAACAGTGGTTACTAACAAAAACCATACTACG CCTGGTTTTGTAGCCAGTGATGGTGCTAAGTCCAGCGTTTCAACCAATCATATTACGAAGGAACCAAATGATTGTCCTGTCTTCTGCCATGTCTGCCAGATCAGCTGCGACAGCAAGGTTGCATTTGAAAATCACATCTATGGGAAAATACACCAACAGAAGAATGAAGAGAGATTGAAGAAGATATTGAACAATAACCATGCCGCCATGGTCAAGGAGCAAACAGAG CAGGCACACGTTGATTCAAGGAGAACACGACAagaagtttaccaaaaagaatTGGAACATGCACATCAAGAAAATGAAACTACACTTGTGAAGACTAAGGATCATGGGTTCCAAGGTGCACAACAAGTCAAAGAGGAAGTAAAGGAGATAAACCACATATCTGAGAGCGTCAGAAACGCCATATCGCATGCCTGCCCTGAACTGAATCAAGAGTCTTGTATACCCATAGAATTGAG ACTTGAGAGAGTACAACTTCCAGCAGACGGGAATGTGACCAAGAAGTTTGAAGATTGGTCCAAGCATAATCCCCTACCAACACCATCGCTATCCGTAAAAGACTGTTGGGACAGAGAGGCTGCCGAGAGGGAAGATGCTAAGGTTCAACCTGATAACTTTTGGACCAGACTTTGGGGGAAAAAGAGTTAA
- the LOC106410567 gene encoding uncharacterized protein LOC106410567 isoform X2, with protein MMTTAEGEYSKAKTSVWWDIENCEVPKGWDAHAIAQNVSSALLNMNYGGPVSISAYGDTNLIPHAVQQALSSTGVGLNHVPAGVKDASDKKILVDMLLWAVDNPAPANFMLISGDRDFSNALHQLSMRRYTILLAQPPRASAPLVAAAKNVWLWTSLASGGPPLTSVESSRLVNNGRGLVSNPEAAKDQVSEQAQTSKPTTLSTSVAGDTKDHKTRENHVPRAVPQDECKGATGESVTSSDSLKNVAPQQSDKRRTSQAASVPSQKTQASVKAEPVQEAKLSEPVFCSICQISCATKDAYTNHTYGKRHRSNWELYKEVLEKQNVYYHCRLCDVTCQRQVVFDSHLRGQKHAAMLSQSEALNDSKKHQEKGVREKDQPREAVAKPKSYTDYVCGWCNVVCKSQSVFDSHLSGKKHASMLSQSKALIDSKKLQDKGVGEMDQPREAITEPQLQSQRAQDNSKCLEKHVAVNQSQALIDARKLEEKVVQEKVQSIETILEPQSQSQNPQENTKFLEKPNVEVREICGTTKSNIKENNSSTKDWVETSFFGDLSCDSKAPEEARECFDGTVKPVNLSGGATEKEKEVMVPQAIAASNKSYGSQGLSTVVTNKNHTTPGFVASDGAKSSVSTNHITKEPNDCPVFCHVCQISCDSKVAFENHIYGKIHQQKNEERLKKILNNNHAAMVKEQTEAHVDSRRTRQEVYQKELEHAHQENETTLVKTKDHGFQGAQQVKEEVKEINHISESVRNAISHACPELNQESCIPIELRLERVQLPADGNVTKKFEDWSKHNPLPTPSLSVKDCWDREAAEREDAKVQPDNFWTRLWGKKS; from the exons ATGATGACGACGGCCGAGGGTGAGTACTCGAAGGCCAAAACATCGGTTTGGTGGGACATAGAGAACTGCGAGGTGCCTAAAGGATGGGACGCGCACGCGATTGCTCAGAACGTGAGTTCTGCTTTGTTGAATATGAACTACGGTGGTCCTGTCTCAATCTCCGCGTACGGCGACACCAATCTGATCCCTCACGCTGTTCAGCAAGCGCTTTCTTCTACTGGTGTTGGTCTTAATCACGTCCCTGCAG GAGTGAAAGATGCGAGTGACAAGAAGATACTAGTGGATATGTTGCTGTGGGCTGTAGACAACCCTGCACCAGCCAACTTCATGCTCATCTCAGGAGATAGGGACTTCTCCAATGCTCTTCACCAGCTAAGTATGAGGAGGTACACTATTCTCCTGGCTCAGCCTCCACGTGCATCCGCTCCGCTTGTTGCAGCAGCTAAAAATGTATGGCTCTGGACAAGCCTAGCGTCTGGTGGTCCTCCTCTTACAAGTGTTGAATCCTCTCGACTTGTTAACAACGGGCGCGGTCTTGTCTCTAATCCTGAAGCGGCGAAAGATCAAGTTTCTGAACAGGCTCAGACCAGCAAACCAACAACTCTCTCAACGTCTGTCGCTGGAGATACCAAGGATCACAAAACCAGAGAAAACCATGTTCCGAGAGCAGTACCTCAGGATGAATGCAAAGGAGCTACAGGTGAATCTGTTACTTCTTCTGATAGTCTCAAAAATGTTGCTCCGCAACAATCAGATAAAAGACGTACATCTCAG GCCGCGTCTGTACCCAGTCAAAAAACTCAGGCCAGCGTTAAAGCCGAACCAGTACAAGAAGCAAAGCTCTCGGAACCTGTATTTTGCAGTATTTGCCAGATCAGCTGCGCCACTAAGGATGCATATACAAATCATACCTATGGTAAAAGACACCGGAGCAACTGGGAGCTCTATAAGGAGGTTCTGGAGAAACAAAATGTTTACTATCATTGTCGTTTGTGCGATGTGACATGTCAGAGACAAGTGGTCTTTGATTCTCATCTCAGGGGTCAGAAGCATGCTGCCATGCTGAGTCAATCAGAG GCACTCAATGATTCCAAGAAGCATCAGGAAAAAGGTGTCAGAGAAAAGGATCAACCAAGAGAAGCAGTCGCAAAGCCTAAATCATATACTGACTATGTTTGTGGTTGGTGCAATGTGGTGTGCAAGAGTCAATCTGTCTTTGATTCTCATCTAAGCGGCAAGAAGCACGCTTCCATGCTTAGCCAGTCAAAG GCACTCATAGATTCTAAGAAGCTTCAAGATAAAGGTGTCGGAGAAATGGATCAACCAAGAGAAGCAATTACAGAGCCTCAGCTGCAGTCTCAACGTGCTCAAGACAATAGCAAGTGCTTAGAGAAGCATGTTGCCGTGAATCAATCTCAG GCACTCATTGATGCTAGGAAGCTTGAAGAGAAAGTTGTCCAAGAAAAGGTTCAATCAATAGAAACAATTCTAGAACCTCAGTCGCAGTCTCAAAACCCTCAAGAGAACACCAAGTTCCTTGAGAAGCCAAACGTAGAGGTCAGAGAGATATGTGGCACCACAAAAAgcaatataaaagaaaataattcaaGTACCAAAGACTGGGTTGAGACTTCTTTCTTCGGTGACCTTTCATGTGATTCTAAAGCACCAGAAGAAGCAAG AGAATGTTTTGATGGCACTGTCAAGCCTGTAAACTTGTCTGGAGGAGCAACTGAGAAGGAAAAGGAGGTGATGGTACCCCAAGCAATAGCAGCTAGCAATAAAAGTTATGGAAGCCAGGGTTTGTCAACAGTGGTTACTAACAAAAACCATACTACG CCTGGTTTTGTAGCCAGTGATGGTGCTAAGTCCAGCGTTTCAACCAATCATATTACGAAGGAACCAAATGATTGTCCTGTCTTCTGCCATGTCTGCCAGATCAGCTGCGACAGCAAGGTTGCATTTGAAAATCACATCTATGGGAAAATACACCAACAGAAGAATGAAGAGAGATTGAAGAAGATATTGAACAATAACCATGCCGCCATGGTCAAGGAGCAAACAGAG GCACACGTTGATTCAAGGAGAACACGACAagaagtttaccaaaaagaatTGGAACATGCACATCAAGAAAATGAAACTACACTTGTGAAGACTAAGGATCATGGGTTCCAAGGTGCACAACAAGTCAAAGAGGAAGTAAAGGAGATAAACCACATATCTGAGAGCGTCAGAAACGCCATATCGCATGCCTGCCCTGAACTGAATCAAGAGTCTTGTATACCCATAGAATTGAG ACTTGAGAGAGTACAACTTCCAGCAGACGGGAATGTGACCAAGAAGTTTGAAGATTGGTCCAAGCATAATCCCCTACCAACACCATCGCTATCCGTAAAAGACTGTTGGGACAGAGAGGCTGCCGAGAGGGAAGATGCTAAGGTTCAACCTGATAACTTTTGGACCAGACTTTGGGGGAAAAAGAGTTAA